One Dehalogenimonas sp. THU2 DNA window includes the following coding sequences:
- a CDS encoding YtxH domain-containing protein: MERDYSGNILTGLLLGTAIGIGLGLLYAPRPGSEIRAGLYKQAQEVLSQVAGIGDTLMGRMDDVGCTVRECGRSIRVAVKGDGAGRLHQA; this comes from the coding sequence ATGGAAAGGGATTATTCAGGTAATATACTGACGGGCCTGCTCTTAGGTACGGCGATTGGCATCGGGCTGGGTTTGCTTTATGCGCCGAGGCCCGGTAGTGAAATAAGGGCCGGGTTGTACAAGCAGGCGCAGGAGGTCCTGAGCCAGGTGGCAGGGATCGGTGATACACTGATGGGACGCATGGATGATGTCGGTTGTACCGTTCGAGAATGTGGTAGAAGCATTCGTGTGGCGGTGAAAGGCGACGGTGCCGGCAGATTGCACCAGGCCTGA
- a CDS encoding YtxH domain-containing protein, which produces MDSDKAGGLAAGLLIGVAVGAGFGLLYAPKSGRKTRKEIQKQALGLKEHADEFISNVKERDAEFCKAIREGTENYRREMLAKMK; this is translated from the coding sequence ATGGATAGCGACAAGGCGGGCGGACTCGCGGCCGGACTGTTGATCGGGGTTGCCGTAGGAGCGGGATTCGGCCTGTTATATGCTCCGAAGTCCGGACGCAAGACCCGTAAGGAAATTCAAAAACAGGCGTTGGGCCTGAAAGAACATGCCGATGAGTTCATCAGTAACGTTAAAGAGCGGGACGCGGAGTTTTGTAAGGCCATCAGAGAAGGAACAGAAAACTATCGCCGTGAGATGCTGGCGAAGATGAAGTGA
- a CDS encoding YtxH domain-containing protein yields MKKETMGGMVLGIMAGAAIGMGVGLLYAPQSGRKTRRDIEKQALEMKKRAEHFSETVKERAEDIGSTVAEGTEKYRRKVMSKIG; encoded by the coding sequence ATGAAAAAAGAGACTATGGGCGGTATGGTATTAGGTATCATGGCCGGGGCGGCTATTGGGATGGGAGTGGGTTTACTTTATGCCCCGCAATCCGGGCGTAAGACGCGGCGGGACATCGAAAAGCAGGCCCTCGAGATGAAAAAGCGGGCGGAGCATTTCAGTGAAACAGTGAAGGAGCGAGCTGAAGACATCGGCAGCACCGTCGCCGAAGGGACCGAAAAATACCGGCGCAAGGTGATGTCTAAAATTGGCTGA
- a CDS encoding cupredoxin domain-containing protein produces MKFRMWHRIVPAALILVMVLSSPITACSGNSNTPSPPPTTNSDGSITYYLKADKMKFDNDRMTVPASTKVTIVFTNAEGILHNFALYTERFASDPIFRGQLISKTTIEYTFTTPSEPGTYSFRCDLHPVMYGEFIVN; encoded by the coding sequence ATGAAGTTCAGAATGTGGCACCGGATAGTCCCCGCAGCACTTATCCTGGTTATGGTGCTTTCAAGCCCGATCACCGCCTGCAGCGGCAATTCCAACACGCCTTCACCCCCGCCGACAACAAACTCCGACGGCAGCATCACCTATTATTTGAAAGCCGACAAAATGAAATTCGATAATGACCGTATGACCGTGCCAGCCAGCACCAAGGTCACAATAGTCTTTACCAACGCAGAGGGAATACTCCATAATTTCGCGCTGTACACGGAACGTTTCGCGTCTGACCCCATTTTTCGGGGCCAACTGATCAGTAAAACAACCATCGAATACACCTTCACAACCCCGTCGGAACCCGGAACCTACTCTTTCAGGTGCGATCTTCATCCGGTCATGTACGGCGAATTCATCGTTAATTAG
- a CDS encoding nitrous oxide-stimulated promoter family protein → MTDFHSRRRLSREARTIRVMIGMYCRDHHKAPDLCRSCQSLAEYALQRLDKCPFSEGKTVCALCPVHCYKPESRKQIRDVMRYAGPRMMLHHPIMAAMHMFDRRRKKPLASV, encoded by the coding sequence ATGACAGATTTTCATAGTCGCCGGCGCCTGAGCCGCGAAGCCAGGACTATCAGGGTGATGATCGGTATGTACTGCCGCGATCACCATAAGGCGCCGGATCTTTGTCGTTCCTGCCAGTCTTTGGCGGAGTACGCTTTGCAGCGCCTCGACAAATGCCCTTTCAGCGAAGGAAAAACTGTTTGTGCGTTATGCCCGGTTCACTGTTATAAACCGGAATCGAGAAAACAGATCCGGGATGTGATGCGCTACGCCGGACCCAGGATGATGTTACACCATCCGATCATGGCAGCGATGCATATGTTCGACCGGCGACGGAAAAAACCATTGGCATCGGTCTAA
- a CDS encoding GNAT family N-acetyltransferase: protein MVKAITLQTPRLTLRRLTIDDAPALFRYRSLPDVFRYQTWRPTDIADSVRFLEATAEAPDTPDTWYQLGIFIADQPELAGDIGIHFLQSYEGEIELGCTLSPVYQGCGYATEAVAAVIGYLFKELGKRRVIFSIDPRNTPSRKLAERLGLKQVGYIEKSYLIAGEWCDDMIYALDVTDWMA, encoded by the coding sequence GTGGTCAAAGCTATTACCTTACAAACACCCCGGTTAACACTCAGGCGGTTGACCATCGATGACGCTCCGGCACTTTTTCGATACAGGTCATTGCCGGACGTATTCCGTTACCAGACATGGCGTCCAACCGATATCGCCGACTCAGTGAGGTTTCTAGAGGCCACCGCCGAAGCACCGGATACGCCCGATACCTGGTATCAGTTGGGCATTTTCATCGCGGACCAACCGGAGTTGGCCGGAGACATCGGCATCCACTTCCTGCAGTCCTATGAAGGGGAAATCGAGTTAGGATGCACGCTGTCCCCGGTATACCAGGGCTGCGGCTACGCCACTGAGGCCGTGGCGGCAGTCATCGGATATCTTTTCAAAGAGTTGGGTAAACGCCGCGTTATCTTCTCCATCGATCCCCGTAATACCCCTTCGCGAAAACTGGCCGAACGCTTGGGTTTGAAGCAAGTCGGATACATCGAAAAAAGTTATTTAATCGCCGGAGAATGGTGCGACGATATGATCTACGCACTGGATGTTACCGATTGGATGGCATAG
- a CDS encoding PDZ domain-containing protein codes for MAVPVTEIDGNLVVGFDQRQLEHYLSQAKAASAPSFGAAVADAEKYTAAHGLKVMRGAYVGSIKPGLPAAVAGLKPGDIITKIDAAPVNTAADLDRALSGLEKGARVRITFTRDGQPRQAEGLL; via the coding sequence ATGGCGGTACCGGTGACCGAGATCGACGGCAACCTGGTGGTCGGCTTCGACCAGCGCCAGCTTGAACATTATCTCTCCCAGGCAAAGGCTGCATCGGCACCCTCTTTCGGTGCTGCGGTCGCCGACGCCGAAAAATACACCGCCGCCCACGGTCTGAAGGTGATGCGCGGGGCTTATGTCGGCTCGATAAAACCGGGACTCCCCGCGGCCGTCGCCGGTCTCAAACCGGGTGACATCATAACCAAAATAGATGCTGCACCGGTAAACACCGCTGCTGACCTCGACCGGGCCCTCTCCGGACTGGAGAAGGGCGCACGGGTACGCATCACTTTCACACGGGATGGGCAACCGCGCCAGGCTGAGGGATTGCTCTAG
- a CDS encoding TfoX/Sxy family protein, with protein sequence MAATQEFLDLVLEKLARLGVVSGRRMFGGFGVFHEDAMFGLISNDILYLKADDSNRDVYVKYGSPQYKPMPYFQVPDDVFEDAKELLRWAKQSIDIAHAAPPKKKR encoded by the coding sequence ATGGCCGCGACTCAAGAATTCCTCGATTTGGTCCTGGAAAAACTCGCCCGTCTCGGCGTCGTCTCCGGGCGTCGCATGTTCGGTGGCTTCGGCGTATTCCATGAAGACGCCATGTTCGGTCTGATCTCGAACGACATCCTATACCTCAAGGCCGATGACTCGAATCGCGATGTTTATGTCAAATACGGCAGCCCACAATACAAGCCCATGCCCTATTTTCAGGTACCGGACGATGTTTTTGAAGACGCGAAAGAACTCCTCCGATGGGCAAAACAGTCCATCGATATCGCTCACGCCGCACCACCCAAGAAAAAGCGTTGA
- a CDS encoding TerC family protein yields MNIGIWPWILFNIFLVTMLALDLFVFHRHAHIIKTREAVGWVVLWVSLALIFGFGVWIFAGSTHAVDYFSAYVVEESLSVDNLFVFLMLFTYFCVPQEYRHRVLFWGIIGAILMRAAFIFGGIALITSFEWIIYVFGAFLIFTGVRMGMKKEEDPHPEANPVLKLLRRYLPMSHNYHGGKFFTVENGRKVATPLLAVLIAVETTDIIFAVDSIPAVLSITTDPFIVYTSNMFAIMGLRSIYFALEGFANRLYYLHYGLASVLVFLGFKMLISGIYHMPTFLSLLVIATILGIAVIASLKRPPVPELPPESPVCDYDFEKPDGGR; encoded by the coding sequence ATGAACATCGGCATCTGGCCTTGGATACTTTTTAATATCTTCCTGGTAACCATGCTGGCACTGGATCTTTTCGTCTTTCATCGGCATGCGCACATCATCAAGACCAGGGAGGCCGTCGGCTGGGTGGTATTGTGGGTCAGCCTGGCGCTGATCTTCGGTTTCGGCGTCTGGATTTTTGCCGGGTCAACTCACGCGGTCGACTACTTTAGTGCCTACGTCGTCGAGGAATCGCTCTCCGTCGATAACCTCTTTGTCTTCCTGATGCTCTTTACTTACTTCTGCGTGCCGCAGGAATACCGGCACCGGGTGCTGTTCTGGGGCATTATCGGAGCCATTCTGATGCGCGCTGCTTTCATCTTCGGCGGCATCGCGTTGATAACCAGTTTCGAGTGGATCATCTACGTCTTCGGCGCCTTCCTGATCTTCACCGGCGTCCGTATGGGCATGAAGAAAGAAGAAGACCCGCATCCGGAAGCTAATCCCGTCCTTAAATTACTACGGCGCTACCTGCCGATGAGCCACAACTACCACGGTGGCAAGTTCTTCACCGTGGAAAATGGGCGCAAAGTGGCTACACCGCTACTGGCAGTGCTCATCGCCGTGGAAACGACCGACATCATCTTCGCTGTGGATTCCATTCCGGCGGTACTGTCGATCACCACTGATCCCTTCATCGTATATACCTCCAATATGTTTGCCATCATGGGCCTTCGCTCCATCTACTTCGCTCTGGAGGGATTCGCCAACCGGCTCTACTACCTACATTACGGCCTGGCGTCGGTGCTGGTCTTCCTCGGCTTCAAGATGCTCATCTCCGGCATCTACCACATGCCGACTTTCCTGTCCCTGCTGGTTATCGCTACGATCCTCGGCATCGCGGTCATAGCTTCACTGAAACGCCCGCCTGTGCCCGAACTGCCGCCGGAATCCCCGGTCTGCGACTATGACTTTGAAAAACCGGACGGGGGAAGATAA
- a CDS encoding flavodoxin domain-containing protein: MGKIVIGYQSFTGSCKALAQAAAEGVAQAGGKAEVKNITETSASDLANADAFILVTTQPFQSLAGDTKKFFETLWPAREQVRKGLSFAAIICHANEAVDSAAALDKFATYLGWKKFGDWVLAAPAELEVGKISARQLGIAVAQGG, from the coding sequence ATGGGCAAAATCGTAATCGGATACCAGTCGTTCACCGGCAGTTGCAAGGCGCTGGCCCAGGCTGCAGCGGAAGGCGTCGCGCAGGCCGGGGGCAAGGCCGAGGTAAAGAACATCACCGAAACATCTGCCTCTGACCTGGCGAACGCCGATGCCTTTATCCTGGTGACCACTCAGCCTTTCCAGTCCCTGGCCGGCGACACCAAGAAGTTCTTCGAGACACTCTGGCCGGCGCGTGAGCAGGTCAGGAAAGGCTTATCATTCGCTGCCATCATCTGTCACGCCAATGAAGCCGTAGATTCCGCGGCGGCGCTGGACAAATTTGCCACTTACCTGGGTTGGAAAAAATTCGGGGACTGGGTACTGGCTGCTCCGGCCGAGCTGGAAGTAGGCAAAATCAGTGCCCGGCAACTCGGCATCGCGGTCGCCCAGGGCGGTTAA
- a CDS encoding MerR family transcriptional regulator: MTDMLNPLFQVSEVARRAGVSIRTVRFYEEKGLLEAPDRTSGGMRLYDSRDISRIKLIRRLRNVGLDLDEIKGTLSDRESNHRERVEHTIEVLKLEAELSRRRIAELQQEDRERESLILMISQCLKCDANPCPAKCPPQQYVI, encoded by the coding sequence ATGACAGACATGCTCAATCCCCTCTTTCAAGTCAGCGAGGTAGCCAGGCGTGCCGGCGTCAGCATCCGTACCGTCCGTTTCTACGAAGAAAAGGGGCTTTTGGAAGCGCCGGACCGCACTTCAGGCGGCATGCGCTTATACGACAGCCGCGACATCAGCCGGATCAAGCTTATCCGCCGGTTACGCAACGTTGGGTTGGACCTGGATGAAATCAAAGGCACCTTAAGCGACCGGGAGTCTAACCACCGGGAGCGGGTGGAACACACCATTGAAGTCTTAAAACTCGAGGCAGAGCTCAGCCGTCGGCGCATCGCTGAACTTCAACAGGAAGACCGGGAGCGTGAATCTCTGATACTCATGATCTCGCAGTGCCTTAAATGCGATGCCAACCCGTGCCCCGCCAAATGTCCGCCGCAACAATATGTCATCTAA
- a CDS encoding SPFH domain-containing protein, with product MSVGLIIGPVLLLLILIYLALGFRIVRPTHRGLIERLGKYQRFASPGLNIIIPFVDTIRRVDVTERMIDAGSQEIITADKLNASVDAQVYFKVRSTEDGVKASQYNVQEFERQIVSLARTTLRNIIGTLTLTSANSERNIINGNLYATLEKETGNWGIDIVRTELKEINPPADVQATMNSVVMAENKKQAAVDFATAAETEADGRRRAAIKAAEGERQAAILEAEGNKLSQILIAEGEAAAIKLVNEAAEAYFKGNAQKLRQLQAVETALSGNSKIVLPSGTSITNVIGNLAGFEDSGAGNP from the coding sequence ATGTCTGTCGGTCTGATAATCGGTCCCGTACTTCTGCTGCTTATCCTGATCTATCTGGCTCTCGGATTCAGGATCGTCCGTCCCACCCATCGTGGTCTCATCGAACGGCTGGGCAAGTACCAACGTTTCGCCTCCCCCGGCCTCAACATCATCATCCCTTTCGTGGATACGATACGGCGGGTGGACGTCACTGAACGCATGATCGACGCCGGATCTCAGGAGATCATCACTGCCGACAAACTGAATGCCTCCGTTGACGCCCAGGTTTACTTTAAAGTCCGCTCCACCGAGGACGGGGTCAAGGCGTCACAGTATAACGTCCAGGAATTTGAACGCCAGATCGTTTCCCTGGCCCGCACTACCCTCCGCAATATCATCGGTACCCTGACTCTGACCTCCGCCAACAGCGAGCGTAATATCATCAACGGCAATCTCTATGCCACCCTGGAGAAGGAAACCGGGAACTGGGGCATAGACATCGTCCGGACGGAACTTAAGGAAATAAATCCGCCGGCGGACGTCCAGGCTACCATGAACAGCGTGGTCATGGCCGAAAATAAAAAACAGGCCGCCGTAGACTTCGCCACCGCTGCTGAAACGGAAGCTGACGGCAGACGGCGTGCGGCAATCAAAGCCGCAGAAGGCGAACGGCAGGCCGCCATCCTGGAGGCCGAGGGTAATAAGCTGTCACAGATATTGATCGCGGAAGGTGAAGCCGCCGCCATCAAGCTGGTCAACGAGGCAGCGGAGGCCTACTTTAAAGGCAACGCGCAGAAACTCCGCCAGTTGCAGGCAGTGGAAACCGCTCTGTCCGGTAACTCAAAAATAGTATTGCCGAGCGGCACGTCTATAACCAATGTCATCGGCAATCTTGCCGGCTTCGAGGATTCGGGCGCGGGTAATCCGTAA
- the trpS gene encoding tryptophan--tRNA ligase, whose product MKKRVFSGIRPTGRIHLGNYLGAVQNYVAMQDEYDCIYCVVDIHALTTLEDTHLLKDNVREQMIDLLAAGLDPDKCILFVQSHVPEVTELFTLLGMATPLSWLLRVPTFKEKAKQQPHNVNYGLVGYPVLMTADIVLYKAEAVPVGEDQLPHLELAREIVRRFNDQFGPTFPEPKGKLTSFPMVVGLDGRDKMSKSLNNHIELAATPEETMKKVMSAVTDPARRLRSDPGHPEVCNIYKLQKHFSPAIVDEIASECQSASRGCVDCKKQLGAAINEYLAPLRARRAEIAADQAYIDKVIKEGAEKARAIARVTMVEVKQKMGLL is encoded by the coding sequence ATGAAAAAGCGCGTTTTTTCCGGCATCAGGCCGACCGGCCGCATCCACCTGGGCAACTACCTGGGCGCGGTGCAGAACTATGTGGCCATGCAGGACGAATATGATTGCATCTATTGCGTGGTGGATATCCATGCACTGACGACCCTGGAAGATACCCACCTGTTGAAAGACAATGTCAGGGAGCAGATGATCGACCTTCTGGCTGCCGGTCTGGATCCCGATAAATGCATCCTCTTCGTCCAATCACACGTACCGGAAGTGACTGAGCTTTTCACATTGCTGGGGATGGCGACGCCGCTGTCCTGGCTGTTGCGGGTGCCGACCTTCAAGGAAAAAGCGAAGCAACAACCTCATAACGTCAATTACGGGCTGGTGGGTTACCCAGTGTTGATGACCGCCGACATCGTCCTGTATAAAGCTGAGGCTGTACCGGTCGGCGAAGATCAGTTGCCGCACCTGGAACTGGCGCGGGAAATCGTGCGGCGGTTCAACGACCAGTTCGGCCCGACCTTCCCCGAACCGAAGGGCAAACTGACCAGCTTCCCGATGGTGGTCGGCTTGGACGGCCGGGACAAGATGAGCAAGTCCTTGAACAACCACATCGAACTGGCGGCTACCCCCGAAGAAACGATGAAAAAGGTGATGAGCGCCGTGACCGATCCAGCCAGACGCCTGCGCTCCGATCCGGGCCACCCGGAGGTATGCAACATCTATAAGTTGCAAAAGCATTTCAGTCCGGCCATAGTCGATGAGATCGCTTCCGAGTGCCAGAGCGCTTCCCGCGGTTGCGTGGACTGTAAAAAACAACTCGGCGCCGCTATCAACGAATACCTGGCGCCGCTGCGGGCCCGCCGGGCGGAGATCGCCGCGGACCAGGCATATATCGACAAGGTGATCAAAGAGGGCGCCGAGAAGGCCCGGGCTATCGCCAGGGTGACAATGGTCGAGGTCAAGCAAAAGATGGGGCTGCTTTGA
- the purU gene encoding formyltetrahydrofolate deformylase, with protein MSSAILKVSCQDRKGIIAATADFISMNGGNIITLDEFVDRTSNTFFMRVEWDLKDFTIEQPEIRNAVDALAADNSFGGNWELHYSDGLPRMAIMVSRFDHCLWDLLLRHKAGELKCDIPVIISNHEDLRYIADLFGIDFQVVTKSAENKTDAERQEFEILDTCGADFVVMARYMQVLSPDFLSRYENRVINIHHSFLPAFEGAKPYHRAFERGVKVIGATAHFATADLDKGPIIHQGTLQISHQDSVDDLITKGRDIEKRVLSDGVKLFIARRVFVHENRTVIL; from the coding sequence TTGAGTTCTGCCATTCTCAAGGTTAGCTGTCAGGATCGCAAAGGCATCATTGCCGCCACGGCCGATTTCATCTCGATGAACGGCGGCAATATCATCACGCTGGATGAGTTCGTCGACCGGACCAGCAATACCTTTTTCATGCGGGTGGAGTGGGATCTCAAGGATTTTACCATCGAACAGCCCGAGATCAGGAATGCCGTCGATGCATTGGCTGCGGACAACAGCTTCGGCGGTAACTGGGAATTGCACTATTCCGACGGCCTCCCCAGGATGGCAATCATGGTCTCCAGGTTCGACCACTGCCTGTGGGACCTGCTGCTGCGGCACAAGGCCGGGGAGCTCAAGTGCGACATCCCGGTGATAATCAGCAATCATGAAGATCTCAGATATATCGCCGATCTCTTCGGAATCGATTTCCAGGTAGTAACCAAGAGCGCGGAGAACAAGACCGACGCGGAGCGGCAGGAGTTCGAGATACTAGATACCTGCGGCGCTGATTTTGTCGTCATGGCGCGCTATATGCAGGTCTTGAGCCCGGATTTCCTCAGCCGGTACGAAAACCGCGTCATCAACATCCACCATTCCTTTCTACCGGCTTTCGAGGGTGCTAAACCGTACCACCGGGCGTTCGAGCGGGGGGTGAAGGTCATCGGCGCGACGGCGCATTTCGCTACGGCTGACCTCGATAAGGGCCCGATCATACATCAGGGCACGCTTCAGATCTCTCACCAGGACAGCGTGGATGACCTGATCACTAAAGGGCGGGATATCGAGAAGAGGGTGCTGTCGGACGGGGTGAAACTGTTTATCGCCCGGAGGGTGTTCGTGCACGAGAACCGGACGGTTATTTTATAG
- a CDS encoding aminotransferase class I/II-fold pyridoxal phosphate-dependent enzyme: MSIETRIERSLTSQRVKAIKPSGIRKFFDLLAGMEGAISLGVGEPDFATPWHIREAAIFALEHGRTMYTSNAGSPELRHEIARYLSETHQLNYDWNGELLVTVGVSEALDLAARAILDPGDEVLLPDPCYVSYSSCVTLAGGVPVPVPTYEDQSFELNPNDVARCITPKTRAILLGYPANPTGAVMPADKLAEIAVLAQRHNLTVISDEIYNRLTYGVSVPSFASLPGMKERTILLNGVSKCYSMTGWRIGYAAGPREIIAGMTKIHQYTMLCASSMGQAAAIEALKNGEEDIQAMVDDYNRRRMVMVSGFNSLGLSCFEPRGAFYAFPSVKSTGLSSDEFAERLLKEEKVAAVPGTAFGEQGEGYLRCCYATSLPQIEEALERIKRFLSRL, encoded by the coding sequence ATGTCGATCGAAACCAGAATCGAACGTTCACTGACCTCGCAGCGCGTCAAGGCGATCAAGCCTTCCGGTATCCGGAAGTTCTTTGACCTACTGGCTGGTATGGAGGGCGCCATTTCACTGGGCGTCGGTGAGCCTGATTTCGCCACGCCCTGGCATATCCGCGAGGCGGCCATCTTCGCCTTGGAGCACGGGCGCACCATGTACACCAGCAACGCCGGTTCGCCGGAACTGCGCCATGAAATCGCCCGCTATCTGAGCGAGACCCACCAGCTGAACTATGACTGGAACGGCGAGTTGCTGGTCACCGTAGGCGTCAGCGAAGCCCTCGACCTGGCCGCCCGGGCCATACTCGATCCCGGCGACGAGGTCCTTCTGCCGGACCCGTGCTATGTCTCCTACTCATCCTGCGTCACCCTGGCCGGCGGCGTGCCGGTACCCGTGCCGACTTATGAAGACCAGTCATTCGAACTTAATCCTAACGATGTCGCCCGTTGCATCACACCCAAGACCAGGGCAATCCTATTGGGCTATCCCGCCAACCCCACCGGCGCCGTCATGCCGGCCGACAAACTGGCTGAGATCGCCGTGCTGGCCCAGCGTCATAACCTGACCGTCATCTCCGACGAGATCTACAACCGCCTGACCTACGGAGTCTCCGTCCCGTCCTTTGCCAGCCTGCCCGGCATGAAGGAGCGCACCATTCTCCTGAACGGCGTCTCCAAGTGTTATTCCATGACCGGCTGGCGCATCGGTTATGCCGCCGGCCCGCGTGAGATCATCGCCGGTATGACCAAGATCCATCAATACACCATGCTCTGCGCCTCTTCCATGGGTCAGGCCGCCGCCATCGAAGCCCTCAAGAACGGCGAAGAAGACATCCAGGCCATGGTGGACGACTATAACCGCCGCCGCATGGTCATGGTCTCCGGCTTCAATTCCCTCGGCCTGTCCTGTTTCGAACCCCGCGGCGCTTTCTACGCCTTCCCCTCGGTAAAAAGCACCGGCCTTTCCTCTGACGAGTTCGCGGAACGTCTCCTCAAGGAAGAAAAAGTGGCCGCCGTACCCGGCACCGCCTTCGGTGAACAGGGAGAAGGTTACCTCCGCTGTTGCTACGCTACATCTCTGCCCCAGATAGAGGAAGCACTCGAACGGATCAAGCGGTTCCTGAGCCGCCTGTAG
- a CDS encoding Lrp/AsnC family transcriptional regulator yields the protein MLKQEILKILEADARTSPEQIARMTGADLSEVKQIISDAEADRTIVRYKTVINWEKISNERVEAIIEVKVVPQRDTGFDAIAERIYRFPEARTVYLMSGTYDLAVLVTGKTMHQVADFVSQKLSQIDGVQGTTTNFMLKRYKEDGAVLAGAEEIPRQQVVL from the coding sequence ATGCTCAAACAAGAAATCCTCAAAATACTGGAAGCCGATGCCCGTACCTCCCCCGAACAGATTGCCCGCATGACCGGCGCTGATCTTTCAGAGGTCAAACAGATCATCAGCGACGCCGAGGCCGACCGCACCATCGTCCGTTATAAGACAGTCATCAACTGGGAAAAGATCTCCAACGAACGGGTTGAAGCTATCATCGAGGTCAAGGTGGTGCCGCAGCGTGACACTGGTTTCGACGCCATCGCCGAGCGCATCTACCGCTTCCCGGAAGCCCGCACCGTCTACCTGATGTCCGGCACCTATGACCTGGCGGTACTGGTCACCGGCAAAACCATGCACCAGGTGGCTGATTTTGTTTCCCAGAAGCTGTCGCAGATCGACGGCGTTCAAGGCACCACCACCAACTTTATGCTCAAACGCTACAAGGAAGATGGTGCCGTGCTGGCCGGAGCCGAAGAGATTCCGCGTCAACAGGTCGTCCTGTAG
- a CDS encoding DUF6174 domain-containing protein, protein MKNINRHLILLFTLSLALVIPMLSGCSPAKDPAQEVLDTNRAKWEQAAIASYDFQLRIGCFCPPDNTRPVDIEVEDGVAISIEYTDEPKTVTTDFFQRADTIEKLFDIIQDAINTEADSLLVEYDATYGHPTSITIDPIKLAVDEEIAYFVEAFAPKA, encoded by the coding sequence ATGAAAAATATAAATCGACATCTGATCCTGTTATTCACCTTGAGCCTGGCGCTGGTAATTCCCATGCTGTCAGGTTGCTCACCGGCAAAAGATCCGGCACAGGAGGTGCTCGATACCAACCGCGCCAAATGGGAACAGGCCGCTATCGCCAGCTATGATTTCCAGTTGCGCATCGGATGTTTCTGCCCGCCGGACAACACCCGTCCGGTCGATATCGAAGTAGAGGACGGCGTCGCCATAAGTATCGAGTACACTGATGAACCCAAAACCGTCACCACCGATTTCTTCCAGCGGGCCGACACCATCGAAAAACTCTTCGACATCATCCAGGATGCCATCAATACCGAAGCCGACAGCCTTCTCGTGGAGTATGACGCCACTTACGGCCACCCCACGTCCATCACTATTGATCCCATCAAACTGGCGGTTGACGAGGAGATCGCATATTTCGTTGAGGCCTTCGCACCGAAAGCATAA